The Capra hircus breed San Clemente chromosome 11, ASM170441v1, whole genome shotgun sequence genomic interval AGCgtggtcatcatcaaaaatcgTCACGGTGGCAGTGGACGGAGATCCCAGGCAAGCAAGGGTAGAGACGTGACTGGCTTCCAGGATGCCATCTTCCGAGGCTTCCAAAGATACTTTGACGTTGCTGAGATGCACAAGGAAATTCTCATCCTCCTCAAAGATGTCATCATCAATGATGCCAACTCTGATTTCCTTCTGGGTCTCACCAGGCTTAAAGACCACAGTTCCTTCGGTAAATTCGTAATCAGATCCAGCGTTGGCTGTACCATCCTCTGTTCTGAAGTCAACAAACACAGTGTTGGTCAAATCACCACCTCTGCGGATAATGGTCAGGGCTACTGTGCCACAGTTCTCCAGACACTGATATGTCCCTTGTTCAAAGAAGATCTTACTGACAGGGTCATTTTCAGCCACTTCCGTGTTGACCTCATGCATGCTGACGGCTTTCCTGGCTTGGTCTGCTGCATGCCTCTTTAAAATGTTGCCCGCTCCGGTCATCAGGCGGGTAGCTTGAATGCGGTAAAATGCCCGACTTTTTTGCTGTTGACTTAAGACTTGGTAATTGGCTAATTCTATTAATTGctctatttccttctctggatgCTTCTGCTTGAGTTCCTTCAGAATCCTAGCCATTTCTCGCCTGGCTTCTTCATCATCTTGGTCCCTCTCATCAACCTCCAGAACCAGGGCTCCATCTAAGAAACTGTCAACGTGGGAATTGACCACTTTCCcatccatttcaatttctgtcttGGAAGATGGCCTGTCTCCTTCGTGTTCAATAATCATTCCCCTCTGCTTGCCAGCCCGATACCTCTTGTAGACATACTTGTAAAACAGAAGCCTCCTGTCTGCCACCCAAGCAAACACAACACAGAtggggaagaagaagaaagtgagCAAACCTTCCCAGACCTCCACGACCCCAGGGGAGCTGACAGACAAGATGATGTAAAGCCAGGTATAGGCAAAGATGCTCCATGCTGCTGTCACAAAGAATACACGCAAATGCTTGATCTTCCTCGTCTCCCCATCCGGGACGACGTAAACACAAAGCGCAATGATGATGAACATGTTGAATGCGGCACTCCCCACAATGGTGCTAGGaccaaggtctcctgcagtgAAGTTATGGCCACACACCTCAATTACTGAAAGGAGAATCTCTGGAGCTGAAGATCCTAGGGCCATCAAGGTCAGGTTGGACACTGTCTCATTCCAGATCCTCACAGTTGTCTTGGTGGTCTCTCCATTGGGTTTCTTTATGgtgatttctttctcttgagACGTGATGACTTCTATAGAGGACATGAACCGGTCAGCAATGATGGAGACTCCAAGAAACATGTAGACCATGGCCACAAAATACACAGTCGCTCTAGCAATTTTGTCCCCAAAGGAAGGGTCCTGGGGCTCCCAAATGGGTAAAATCACCCCCTTCTTACAGTAGTAGGAGCCAGTACACTCGCCCGTCTCATTGCCTTCGCCTTCCATTTCTGTCTCAGCACTTATATGGTCCACATGGGAGAACAAGAGAGCCAccatggctaacacatgaaatcCCATCGACAAGGTGGGTGACAGACGGGGCTGCAGCATGCTGGACAATGGCAGAGTTCCAACTGTCCCAACCTACTGGGGAGAACAAgaaagggggagggtgggggaaaaaaatcacatcatTAGATCCGGACCCAAAGCACTCAAGTGAcccaattatttttattacatttaccAATGGTTTGTTTATATTTGACTATCACAACATCTACAGTGAATCATGACTCTAAGAATCCATCTGTGATAAAGCAATCCTTGGTAATGTTTACAGCCCAATCTCTCCACTTGTGGATTTTCTACATGTAGTCCCATTTACTGAGCAATGAGCAATGTACACAGCTGACTTACTGGAAGAAAACGTTCAATTATATCCTTGGCTTGTTGAACACACATACAAGCATGCTGACAGCCAATGAGAAAAAGCACAAAGTTTTGACGCATTAAATAATCTTTTCCTTGTTGCTAAGGCAGATcttcttttaaactgtggttaACACAGTCAACCTTCCAAAAACTGTTTCATTGCCAAAATCATCTGAAGAGTGATGCTCTGAAGTTTAGACTCTAAAAATCCTACAAATGCATGACCTAGTAACGATCTTTAAATTCTGGGGCACAGTTTACACTGTATTTAATGCAATTGTGTCCTATGGCTCATGagggtcacttggactgcaaaatcaaaccagttgattctaaatgaaattaaccctgaatattcactggaaggactgatgctgaaacaccagtgctttggtcacctgatgtgaagagctgactcattggaaaagaccctgatgctgggaaagactgaagacaaaggagaagagtgcagcagaggatgagatggttggatggcatcatcgactcaatggacatgaatctgggcaaacactgagaaatagtgaaggacagggaagcctagcatgctgtagtccatagggttgcaaagagtcggacatgacttagcaactgaacaacaacaaatctatgGATCTTAGAACCACAGAGAAATCTTCCAGCTTGCCTGCAATCAAAGCTCAATGGTATTTGcacttgagggggaaaaaaaaatctgttgtaaGGCAATATTTCCACACGATAAGTAtagtttttaaaagcatgttttgATGACAGCACATTTCCTCCTAATTTTCAGCAACACCAGGTCTTCTGATGCATTAGCAGCTGGGCATCTGGTTCTTCAAGCGCTGCTCTTCATATCTGCGTACAGATCTCATTCTAGAATCTGCAGGCTGCCCACGGCAGGAAAGGGAGATAAGCAGGCCCAGGTCTGGGCGTGTGTCCTGCCCAGGTCTTGCCTGACAGGCTGTGAAATCAGTGCTACCAGCCATAAATGGTCCTTCTGTGTGTCAATGTCAGACTATTCATGGTCATTCTAAAATACACATCAGTTCCATAGAGGACGCAAGTGACCTAAAAATACAGGGGCAATAATTCCAGCTAAATTCAATCATGTGGCAAAATGACAGTGACCAAAAGTACCTATGGGATTAAAGGGCTGTTAGGCAACTGGTGATATGGCTATAGCACCACGGGTGGGAGTCCAGGTTCATGGTCGCTCCACCTACCACTCTGCTCAGGTAACCAAGGTTTGTGCCCTTCAGTGACCTTGTATCACCTCTGATTCCAGGATTTCGGTGATGGTGAGTGGAACAATGAGGCAAAGAAGGATCTACTGCAAGTCAGAGTGACTCTGGTCTGGAAAGCCAGTTATAACATCCAATGACATAGGGATAAGAAGGGGCCTGAGTCAGGTCTTAGTCCTGTGGCCTGACATAAAGTTAAATGTAGAGCTGGGTTAGACCCCTTCGTGGCCTCAGGCTAAGTCATCCCCACATTTACCTACACTCTCTGCCCTAGGCTTACTGCTGATGGCTTATATTGAAAACTGCACCAGGGTCCAGGAGAACCCCTACCTGGCCCAGCACATTCTGGCATCACCTAAAGCACCCTCCTCcccacttttttttaaagctcatcaCTATAGGGAGATAAGCTTTGACATTTTCCTCACACTAAAGAAGACACAGCAGAGGGCTGTGGTGGTTGGACCCCATTCTAAGTAAAAGGtggaaaaatagaagaaacatatttttaaaatatgcagttcATGGTCAGCGTATCTCCTCGTTCAGTCATGACTCGGCTTGAGCGGGTTGTAGGATCTCTTCTTAAAACAAGGTAACCCTGAACCATCCCTGTGAGAACAGTGGCAGACCTAGTTCTAACTACCTTGCAGCAATTTATTCCACAGATTTATGAGAGCTGCCCAGATAAATTTTAGGACATGATGGACTCCCTTCTAGGTCCTGAGAATTCATCAGtgaatttgttttaaagtctctGTCTTTGCAGACCTTATATTCTAATGGggaggaaacaaacaaataaatgtaaatgtcAGGTGGTAAAAAGCACTGTAATGGTCGGGGGTAGGGAGCAATTTCAATAGGACGGGAAGTCTGTATGTTATGGTGTCTGTGCCAGGTTTTGTGTGTcagtatgtgcacacacatggaaTGCATGATTTTATAATGGACAGTTTAAAGAAGGCCTCGCTGATAAGGTGCCGTTTGAGCAAAGTCCTGAAGGAAGAAGAGGCCCAAGATTTGTGGATACTTGCAGGAAGAGAATTTCAAGTTAGGTACAAAGACCTTGATGAGAATTGTGCTTTGCATAGTCTAGGGACCAGGAAGAAACCTGTGTGGTGAAAAAGCAGTGGTGGACAGAAGCAGGGCTCAGGAGCTGGGAACCCAGCAGGGACAGGTCACGAGGGGCACCGAGGCCACTGTAAGACACTGGCATTGACTGTGAGGGAGATGGGAATCACAGAGAGATTCCAATCAGAAGTGTGTATGAGctgatttatcttttaaaataatctctctGCTGGTTCACTAAAGAACAGACTATAaagacaagaagagaaaaaaggaagccaGCATTtgcctattattaaaaaaaaagtctgatcaAGGCAATGATCCCAATGCCCTGCAGGTATATAAAATGATATAGTAAAGATCtaaagtttaaaaaggaaaaataaacatttgcagtGACCTTTGGGAAGATTAAAGCAACTTAAAACATTTTGGTAACCTGTAAGGATCGGGAAGGTTAAGAATTTGCTCAGAGGGAATAGTACAGAACACACAGAGCCTACCCGAACAGACACAAACTTGCGCCTGTCTCCAGGGTGGATAGAATGAACCACTCCCTTGAAATTGCTGCCAAGGCGCATCATTCCATTCCTCACATCTCAGCCAAAACAAACCTCCCAAAATGCACATCACACTCTCTCACTCCCCTTAAAACTCTTCATGGCCTATTGCCCTGAAGACAAATGCAAACCCCCTCAATAGGCTATTTAGACCTTCCAGGATCTGGCCTTTGAGTTCTAAAATTTGGGAATTCTCTCAATTCCTGAACAGGACAGCACTTTCTTACCTCCAGGTCTTTGCATATTGTGCTTTCTGTGCCTTGAACTATTTTCCTTCTGTGAAGCACATTTCAAAATGACACCACAGCAAATCACAAATCACAGCTGATTGCCTGAGATGGTAATCCCAAGCTCCATCATTAAACACTGTCCCAGACACCATGCTAAATTTTTTACATCTGTCTATATCTAATTATTATATCTAATACTTCCAGAAACCAGCATTGCCCTGTTATACAACTCCTAATATTGCCATTTCCATTAGAGTCTGTGTGAATAGCACCCCTAACAATATACTGTAATCATGTTTGTAGGTGGGAAGACTGAGGTTCAGACAGGTTACATACTTGCTGAAAGTCAGACAGTAACTAAGATTCAAACCCCGGTCTGTCTCTGAGACTGATGTAATCCCCTGCTCCATTCTACCACACCTGAGAGTGTATATAGTAATCTTTTGAGAACTATTGGATTTGGGCTTGGACTAGCTCAATGGAAAACCTCTTGGCTTCTATGTGGGGATAGGTAGCAAAAGTCCCATAAAAGGTTTCCAACAAGCCTAGTTTTATCTTACGGATGGCAGACTGACACGGACAGATATCCGCAGCTGGGAGGTAACCTGTGGGCTGCAATGTTCCCGGAGACAACTGGCTCCCACTCTCCCACCTTTTAGCAATTACCTGGCAACCTCTTCTGCAAATACTCTCAGGGCAATCTCTTCAGTCTGTCAAGAAGCAGCCCTGCCCCAACCAACATCTCCCAATACGCTCCCAGCCAAAAGGGTATCAATGTCTAAGGGTGGacaaagcagtaaaaaaaaaaaaaaaaaaaaaaaaaaatccatcatcgCTATTACACAAAAAGGAAGGGGACTTCTGAGGTTAACTCAAAAATGTCACAATTATATTCAAAAGATGGTTTCACAGTCGTCTAATTTGTGAGGTCAGTGGACCAAAAAACACTGCTATAGCTTATTGGTCATGAAGCAACTGGAAAGAACTCTCTggacttcagtttctttctttattaaattaACACCAAATCCAAATGCTTGTGAGGATAtggggtttctttaccactgagccaccagtgaagccctgagGATGTGGGTTAGGTGTCATCAATAAATGagtccttttcattttttccctccatGTTTTGTCTCAATTCTGATGCCTCAGTCATCAGATGCAAACAGATTTGACTCTTGCCACTGTCccctcaaatatttatttctatgaaAATTAAGCAGCAAATAGTAGCTGTTGATGTATTAGTCTGCTGCCTGACCTTCTAACCTTTCACCCTGATCTACCGAACTCTGAACAAGGGATAGTCTGATCTTCACAGTGGTTTCAGATAAGCCCTTACACCCAGGGACAGTTCTCACTTAGGAATGTTCATTACATCGTCCAAACGAGCCTTCAGCACACAGTAGCAAGAATCCTCACATTATCTTCTGCTcactatttattttaaagcaaaccaaACAGCCCCAACACCTATAGATGACAGACCTGAACGTCACTGACAAAGGATGGTGAACAGGTATCAAACTGAGTGAGCCCACCCCTCTATGGCACAGAAACGGATGCATGTGCTCGCCAGGCAGATCATCAAACTGCCAGAGCAGAGGTTCAAGGAGCAGGGAGGCAGCACAGCAGTGGGCGCTTTGGTGCTTCTGACTACAAGAGGGACCAACTCAGAGGGCAAGCACCTCTGGCCTTCTCACCAGGTCTGTGCTTGAGGTGGCCTAGTCTCGTTTTGCTGATCAGCAGCTGGGGTTTTTCCAAGGAACTCCTTGACTCTCTATCAAGACCCGGAATCCCCACCTCTGTAATTCTTGCTGACTAAAAGCCTCAAAACTAAGCAATGAATCTGTTTCTAAGGCAACGGTAAAGCAACCTTGAATTCTCATTCGCTACAAATGCAAGCACTTCCAAATGCTTCTTGACAAAGATGATGCCAGAGGCTGGCCTTCTTTATCTGATCATCCACGGAGGGTGCCAATTACCATCCTGGCCCCCACCCTCAGGCCATCAGGCCATGGCCACACGTCACCAAGGAGCTCCTTCAGTGCCCACAGCAACTCTCtgctattactttattttttccccaaagagagAGTTTCTACTTTTCTTCCCGAAAAATGAGGACAGGTCCTCTGGGAGACAAGCAGTTAGACATCACGTAAGGGACTCAAGCCCCCTGCCCAGACTTACAAGACTACAGGGCCTGTCCCTTGtcagaaaacaccctcttcatTCATCAAAGGTAGCAGCTGGGGTAATGGTCAGGCAACGTGGCCAAAAAGGAAAGATGGCTTCAGGATTTAGGATAATGAAAATGTCACTGAAAAGTCATGAGACCCTTTTTCCCTTACATTGCTTTTCTATATAGAActtattactttttattgaattatagctGATTTCCAATGCCGTGtttatttctgctgcacagcaaagtgatttggttatacacatacatgcattctcttttgtgttcttttccattatggtttatcccaggatattgaatgtagttccccatgctatacagtaggaccttgctgtttatctattctatatgtAACAGTTTGTATCTCCTAACTTCAAATTTTCAGTCAATCTCTCTCCCAATTCCTTCCCCCTTgggaaccacaagtctgttctctatgtctgtaagtcttaCAACTTACTACTTTTTAT includes:
- the SLC8A1 gene encoding sodium/calcium exchanger 1 isoform X3, which translates into the protein MRRYNLHFSLASQVGTVGTLPLSSMLQPRLSPTLSMGFHVLAMVALLFSHVDHISAETEMEGEGNETGECTGSYYCKKGVILPIWEPQDPSFGDKIARATVYFVAMVYMFLGVSIIADRFMSSIEVITSQEKEITIKKPNGETTKTTVRIWNETVSNLTLMALGSSAPEILLSVIEVCGHNFTAGDLGPSTIVGSAAFNMFIIIALCVYVVPDGETRKIKHLRVFFVTAAWSIFAYTWLYIILSVSSPGVVEVWEGLLTFFFFPICVVFAWVADRRLLFYKYVYKRYRAGKQRGMIIEHEGDRPSSKTEIEMDGKVVNSHVDSFLDGALVLEVDERDQDDEEARREMARILKELKQKHPEKEIEQLIELANYQVLSQQQKSRAFYRIQATRLMTGAGNILKRHAADQARKAVSMHEVNTEVAENDPVSKIFFEQGTYQCLENCGTVALTIIRRGGDLTNTVFVDFRTEDGTANAGSDYEFTEGTVVFKPGETQKEIRVGIIDDDIFEEDENFLVHLSNVKVSLEASEDGILEASHVSTLACLGSPSTATVTIFDDDHAGIFTFEEPVTHVSESIGIMEVKVLRTSGARGNVIVPYKTIEGTARGGGEDFEDTCGELEFQNDEIVKTISVKVIDDEEYEKNKTFFLEIGEPRLVEMSEKKALLLNELGGFTITGKYLYGQPVFRKVHAREHPLPSTIITIADEYDDKQPLTSKEEEERRIAEMGRPILGEHTRLEVIIEESYEFKSTVDKLIKKTNLALVVGTNSWREQFIEAITVSAGEDDDDDECGEEKLPSCFDYVMHFLTVFWKVLFAFVPPTEYWNGWACFIVSILMIGLLTAFIGDLASHFGCTIGLKDSVTAVVFVALGTSVPDTFASKVAATQDQYADASIGNVTGSNAVNVFLGIGVAWSIAAIYHAANGEQFKVSPGTLAFSVTLFTIFAFINVGVLLYRRRPEIGGELGGPRTAKLLTSCLFVLLWLLYIFFSSLEAYCHIKGF
- the SLC8A1 gene encoding sodium/calcium exchanger 1 isoform X2 gives rise to the protein MLQPRLSPTLSMGFHVLAMVALLFSHVDHISAETEMEGEGNETGECTGSYYCKKGVILPIWEPQDPSFGDKIARATVYFVAMVYMFLGVSIIADRFMSSIEVITSQEKEITIKKPNGETTKTTVRIWNETVSNLTLMALGSSAPEILLSVIEVCGHNFTAGDLGPSTIVGSAAFNMFIIIALCVYVVPDGETRKIKHLRVFFVTAAWSIFAYTWLYIILSVSSPGVVEVWEGLLTFFFFPICVVFAWVADRRLLFYKYVYKRYRAGKQRGMIIEHEGDRPSSKTEIEMDGKVVNSHVDSFLDGALVLEVDERDQDDEEARREMARILKELKQKHPEKEIEQLIELANYQVLSQQQKSRAFYRIQATRLMTGAGNILKRHAADQARKAVSMHEVNTEVAENDPVSKIFFEQGTYQCLENCGTVALTIIRRGGDLTNTVFVDFRTEDGTANAGSDYEFTEGTVVFKPGETQKEIRVGIIDDDIFEEDENFLVHLSNVKVSLEASEDGILEASHVSTLACLGSPSTATVTIFDDDHAGIFTFEEPVTHVSESIGIMEVKVLRTSGARGNVIVPYKTIEGTARGGGEDFEDTCGELEFQNDEIVKIITIRIFDREEYEKECSFSLVLEEPKWIRRGMKGGFTITDEYDDKQPLTSKEEEERRIAEMGRPILGEHTRLEVIIEESYEFKSTVDKLIKKTNLALVVGTNSWREQFIEAITVSAGEDDDDDECGEEKLPSCFDYVMHFLTVFWKVLFAFVPPTEYWNGWACFIVSILMIGLLTAFIGDLASHFGCTIGLKDSVTAVVFVALGTSVPDTFASKVAATQDQYADASIGNVTGSNAVNVFLGIGVAWSIAAIYHAANGEQFKVSPGTLAFSVTLFTIFAFINVGVLLYRRRPEIGGELGGPRTAKLLTSCLFVLLWLLYIFFSSLEAYCHIKGF
- the SLC8A1 gene encoding sodium/calcium exchanger 1 isoform X1: MLQPRLSPTLSMGFHVLAMVALLFSHVDHISAETEMEGEGNETGECTGSYYCKKGVILPIWEPQDPSFGDKIARATVYFVAMVYMFLGVSIIADRFMSSIEVITSQEKEITIKKPNGETTKTTVRIWNETVSNLTLMALGSSAPEILLSVIEVCGHNFTAGDLGPSTIVGSAAFNMFIIIALCVYVVPDGETRKIKHLRVFFVTAAWSIFAYTWLYIILSVSSPGVVEVWEGLLTFFFFPICVVFAWVADRRLLFYKYVYKRYRAGKQRGMIIEHEGDRPSSKTEIEMDGKVVNSHVDSFLDGALVLEVDERDQDDEEARREMARILKELKQKHPEKEIEQLIELANYQVLSQQQKSRAFYRIQATRLMTGAGNILKRHAADQARKAVSMHEVNTEVAENDPVSKIFFEQGTYQCLENCGTVALTIIRRGGDLTNTVFVDFRTEDGTANAGSDYEFTEGTVVFKPGETQKEIRVGIIDDDIFEEDENFLVHLSNVKVSLEASEDGILEASHVSTLACLGSPSTATVTIFDDDHAGIFTFEEPVTHVSESIGIMEVKVLRTSGARGNVIVPYKTIEGTARGGGEDFEDTCGELEFQNDEIVKTISVKVIDDEEYEKNKTFFLEIGEPRLVEMSEKKGGFTITDEYDDKQPLTSKEEEERRIAEMGRPILGEHTRLEVIIEESYEFKSTVDKLIKKTNLALVVGTNSWREQFIEAITVSAGEDDDDDECGEEKLPSCFDYVMHFLTVFWKVLFAFVPPTEYWNGWACFIVSILMIGLLTAFIGDLASHFGCTIGLKDSVTAVVFVALGTSVPDTFASKVAATQDQYADASIGNVTGSNAVNVFLGIGVAWSIAAIYHAANGEQFKVSPGTLAFSVTLFTIFAFINVGVLLYRRRPEIGGELGGPRTAKLLTSCLFVLLWLLYIFFSSLEAYCHIKGF